The DNA sequence CTGACGGTGGCCAAGGGCCAGTTCGTCACCCTCATCGGCCACTCCGGCTGCGGCAAGTCGACCTTGCTGAACCTGATCGCGGGCTTGCTGCAGCCTAGCGAGGGCGTGCTCTTGTGCGCCAATCGCGAGATCGGCGGCCCGGCACCGGAGCGGGCGGTGGTGTTCCAGAACCATTCGCTCTTGCCTTGGCTGACCTGCTACGAAAACATCTATCTCGGGGTGGAGCGAGTCTTTGGTGCCAGCGAAAATCGCACCCAGTTGCGTGACCGCACCCGCGCTGCACTGGCGCTGGTGGGCCTGACCGCGGCCGAGAACAAGCGACCCAATGAAATCTCGGGCGGCATGAAGCAACGCGTAGGCATCGCCCGTGCGCTGGCCATGGAACCCAAGGTCTTGCTGATGGATGAACCCTTTGGCGCACTCGATGCGCTCACCCGCGCCCACCTGCAGGATGAGTTGCTCAAGATCGTGGCCAAGACCGAATCCACGGTCGTGATGGTGACCCACGACGTGGACGAAGCGGTGCTGCTGTCGGATCGCATCGTGATGATGACCAATGGCCCGGCGGCCACCATCGGCGAAGTGCTGGAGGTGAACCTGGCGCGCCCGCGTGATCGTGTGATGCTGGCCCAGGATGCGCAGTATGGCCAGTACCGCACCACGGTGCTGGAATTCCTCTACCGCAAGCAGGCTCATCCGGCGCGCGAGGCGGCCTGAGTTTCTTGCGTCAGAGCGCTTTATCGTTTCATCGTTGGAAGGAAATCCCATGTCCAGCTTGGCCGTGACCGACACCGTCCCTGCACCCAAGGAGGCAGAGGAGCCGACTGTCCCGCTTTCCGGCGAGGTCTTCGGCGCCTTGATCAATCTGTCCGGGCGTCGCCGTTTCACTTCGCAGCGCATGGTGCTCTATGCCGTGCTGGCCGCGCAAGGGCAGCAGGGGGCCAGCACCACGGCACGCGAGGCCTTGTCCTTGTTCGTCCAGGCCCATGCGGCCTTGGTCAGGCGCTCCGGTGATCTGCCCGGCGTCTTCTGCGCCGAACTGGAAGAGGTGTATTACGGCCGTGCGCGTGGGGATGCCCGCATTACTGCCTTTGCCGATCTGGCGCAACGCACGCTCAACGCCATCGAAGACAAGCTCAAGGCCGCCCCTGCCCTGCTGGAGCAGTTGGTGCAGGAAACCACACCCTTGCTGGCGGTGTTGAACGAGATCACGGCGGTCTACGAAGCGCAATCTAAGAAGCACGCGCGTCTGATGCGCCAGCAGTTGCGCGGCATCATGACCGATATCGAGACCATCGCCCGGCAGGCCAAGCTGGTGGCCTTCAATGCGCGCATCGTGGCGGCCCGCTCGGGGCAGGCCGGCAAGGAATTTTCGGTAGTGGCCGGGGTGTTGTCCAACATCACCGGTGAAATCGATGAGTTGGTCAAGGAAGCCTTGAGTGGTGCGGCGGCTTGAGCCAGCGTCTTGCCCGGCCGTTAATGGTGCTTTAAGGCGGGTTGAGCCAGCGTTTAAGCGGGCTTAATGCTGCTATAGAGCGGCTGGTCGGTTTTGCAGCGCCGCCCAGGCCACCAGCAGCCAGGCCGCCAGGAAGGCCACGCCTCCCAACGGCGTGATCGCGCCCAGGATACGGGTGCCAGTCAGCGCCAGCAGGTACAGGCTGCCACTGAAGATGACAATGCCCGCCAGCATGAGCGCGCCGGCCCAGCGCAGGGCGGCGCCGTTCATGCGCGGCATCAGCAGGGCGATGGCGATCATGCCCAGCGCGTGCATGACCTGGTAGGTCACGGCGGTGTGCCAGATGGCCAGCATCTCTTCGGAAATCATCTTCTTCAGACCATGGGCGCCGAAGGCGCCGCAGCCTACGGCCATGAACATGTTCAGGGCGCCGGCGGCGATCAGGGTGCGTTCTTTCATGGGGTCACTCCAGGATGGGAGACAGGCAGAGGCGGTCGTGGGGGCGGTGATGACTTCAATACGCGCGCTGCGACTTGCCCAGCCGGTATTCGTGGCGTAGCACGAACTGCGAAGTGGCGATC is a window from the Herbaspirillum rubrisubalbicans genome containing:
- a CDS encoding ABC transporter ATP-binding protein; protein product: MDNLNGKFIDIHGVEMVFHTKKGAFHALREINLTVAKGQFVTLIGHSGCGKSTLLNLIAGLLQPSEGVLLCANREIGGPAPERAVVFQNHSLLPWLTCYENIYLGVERVFGASENRTQLRDRTRAALALVGLTAAENKRPNEISGGMKQRVGIARALAMEPKVLLMDEPFGALDALTRAHLQDELLKIVAKTESTVVMVTHDVDEAVLLSDRIVMMTNGPAATIGEVLEVNLARPRDRVMLAQDAQYGQYRTTVLEFLYRKQAHPAREAA
- a CDS encoding methyl-accepting chemotaxis protein; translation: MSSLAVTDTVPAPKEAEEPTVPLSGEVFGALINLSGRRRFTSQRMVLYAVLAAQGQQGASTTAREALSLFVQAHAALVRRSGDLPGVFCAELEEVYYGRARGDARITAFADLAQRTLNAIEDKLKAAPALLEQLVQETTPLLAVLNEITAVYEAQSKKHARLMRQQLRGIMTDIETIARQAKLVAFNARIVAARSGQAGKEFSVVAGVLSNITGEIDELVKEALSGAAA
- a CDS encoding DUF423 domain-containing protein, with translation MKERTLIAAGALNMFMAVGCGAFGAHGLKKMISEEMLAIWHTAVTYQVMHALGMIAIALLMPRMNGAALRWAGALMLAGIVIFSGSLYLLALTGTRILGAITPLGGVAFLAAWLLVAWAALQNRPAAL